The genomic region actgaacctacacgtgtcttctaagggttttttatatgtaatgtttatgatgtttaCATAGTATTTTTTTGGGGTGACTATTTTGCATTATAATGCCCTTCATGTGCCCCTCAGccacaaatggattaaaataaataggtTAATAGgacgttttaggccaaaacctcatCACAAATGTGAtacaacaatgtctcagacatcaaacTGAGTattcacaaacatttttaataaggTTTTGTGAGGGAGCCATTAAACTCCTCATGaatttggttcctatcaccaccactgtgaataaatcTGACTTggttagtttctctagaatgaagtgtttcactccaaaccgctctgaattactttatttattacatttgaaccacttaattatgtagaaatttggaAAATTGGCAGAGTTCCCCATTAATAttagtcatcatcatcatgccTTTCATTCATGAGATTATAGAGAAGCACACAGCAGATACTGTTTATGCTGAACAAGCTTTTCAAAAATGAGTGATGGTTTAAACATGTTCCTTAGGAGCAGAGGTTCGGGAGTGGGACATCTTTCCATCCGTCCCCGTCCCAGAGGTAATCTTTCTCACTAAAGATCATGAGGATATATATTCTGACTTGAGGAGACGACATAAATATCTCTGCTCTATAtgaactgtatttctgtatCATCTCTGCAGAACCTGGAGGAACTGCCATTCGTTCCACCTTCTTCTTGTGGACCACTTGCAAGAATCTGGGTAAGAATCAGCTCTTGCACTGACGTGGAGCAACGTTTTCTAAGCCCAGTGTTcacatttcagtcttttttaatattttcattttctcctgttCCTGTAGCAGTACTGCAGAGAGGTGGACCGGGCAAACAAGTCGTTTGCATCCACATACACAAAGTGGACGTCTGATGACAGAAAGGTTCCTTTTTCTAGTTTGTTTATTACACATTCTTTCTCACAGATAAATCTCATTCATTGAAGGATGTAGATTGACTTTTTTCAAGGCAGTGAAAAAGTTGACGAGATGTTTTTCCATGTGATTTCTGTAGCTGGTGGAGGTGAAGCTCCAGCACAAGGCCGTGTACAGCGGGCTGGAGAGTGAGCACTGGTGGGTGCTCACCAACGACTTCTACCGTGTGCGCTCACAACAGGCAAGTCATTGAAAAAGCTTCATGATTTTAATGTGAATTGATGTTCTGAAGTCTCTTTCTTTTAACTTCATgtctttcactgtttttataGCTTCCTCCACTGTATTTTGCTCGTGCCATTGCTGTGGCCTACATCAAGGTAAAGCTCTTGACTCACTTGGATTATAAAGCTTTTGGATCCAGTTCGTCCcattctgattttatttcattgtacGAAGTCCAAATCCAAAGTCAGGCATAGGTGCAGGACACTAAAGAGTAAAAAACGAAAATGAATGGAAGTGTACTGTTTATTTCAAAGCTCCCTTATGTATTCATGCTTTCTTGCAGTGTGTGATCAGGTTACACCTATGTGAACAAACAAGTATATAGAGGCTAGCAGTGACGTCAAAAGAATATCTACCCctttattttcaatataatGTCCTCTGTTTTTCAGAACATCGGAAGAGACATCAGTGAGGCAAAGATCTCCCTGCGCACAGAAACAACCGAGTCATCAGTGCAGGACGACTTGCTGGTtggtgcttgtgtttttgtgcacTTAGAGTTACGAGTGATTTTGGTGTTTCATCAGTATGTGGCagtttcacacacactcattatttctgtgtgtgttttttgcagGGAACCACAATGTGCAGGAC from Pygocentrus nattereri isolate fPygNat1 chromosome 9, fPygNat1.pri, whole genome shotgun sequence harbors:
- the LOC108432632 gene encoding uncharacterized protein LOC108432632 codes for the protein MFSSSLLGGQLRSVVLCATGISAAAVTSYFVFYRWRRILDQQRRIEFTTQTEAFDGAEVREWDIFPSVPVPENLEELPFVPPSSCGPLARIWQYCREVDRANKSFASTYTKWTSDDRKLVEVKLQHKAVYSGLESEHWWVLTNDFYRVRSQQLPPLYFARAIAVAYIKNIGRDISEAKISLRTETTESSVQDDLLGTTMCRTFKEVSVDKDGRFRCHDSSDAQTLETPAPSAFSSPRRPPPGF